From Cucumis melo cultivar AY chromosome 3, USDA_Cmelo_AY_1.0, whole genome shotgun sequence:
ATATTGACACGAAAACAAGACCTCTTTAATAGCAATATAAAGTTATGCATTGTGTTTAATTCCATATAGCATTCCATTTACTAAGCTTGGGGTATTTGTTTGGGTTTTTTGTTAGAAATTTATAATGTCAATAAGAAAGAAGCATAGCGAGGAAATTAATGTCTTGGAAATTTTCGgagagagaaggaaaaaaaaaatgaggaaaTTTGGAGGAGTGCTTCTTTGAAAGgtaaactcttttttttttttttctctcttaatttgaatttttgcaTCAATTCAAAATAAAAGTAGCCTTGTGGATTGCATACGTGATAGttctaaactatatatataatcatGTTGCTAATTTAGGTATGTAGTCCTAAAATTTAAGTGCATATGTATGCTCGTGGTTTTCGAGTTTTCAAAATGTACATTTTTAATCCATGAATTTCAAAGAATAGGTTTATAAGATTCTAAAAGtattttatgtttgattttttaaaaataattatatgttttctaaaattagaaaaaaatagtttaataCAGTATATGATTTTTAGAATTTATAATTCTAATTTAAGatatcttataattatttaaaataaaagtataaagtTATGAATTAATACCTTTTGAAAATCTATTTCTTAAAAACTCAAAGATAAAAAAGATAtcttttaaatgaatttttggaaactaggactaaaaagatattttttgaAAACTCGATTATCAAATGTATCTATTCTTGTAAATTTGAGAACTAAAAATGTCTATCTTTAAATCTTAGAAACCAAATATACATATTCATCAAAACCTAGAGACTAAAAATATAATGTTCTTGAACCACAAACCTTTTTGTTCATCATACGTATTTATGTCAGCCGAATTTAACTCTTTTTTGGCATACAACTGCATGACATGTTAAGGGTGAAACCAAATCTTTTCAATTTTAGCCCATCACAGTAGGCAGATTATAATGATGTAACTCATAGACTTGCCAAATGATCTCTATACATTCGAAAGCATGGTTTGTCTATTGGTGGGACTTTTTTCGTCTTAGTTTGTGTTCAACTTAATTTTTTAACCATCTATGAACAATAGTAATCAAATCTATGAACAATAGTAATCGAATCATCTGTGATCTTAAGGTTGATAATCCAAATACTATGCTTGTTTTTCCCGATCATGTGGAATGGATTGAAAAGTCTGCATTGAAGAGTAGAACACATGTTATGGTGTGGCATAAATGGACCGAAGCCCAGAGCATAATGGGTTGGATTAATATCTCATCCATTAACTtctaagaaaaaggaaaaaggaaaaaagaaaaagaaaaggaaaagccTCTTAAATACGTTTACAGTAAAGCTCCGGCAAACTTAGTGGCGCCGTCGTGTACGGAGGCTAGGGTTTTAGCAAAGGGTTAGATTTGGGAAGAATTCTAGGGTTTAAGGTCAGAAGAGAAAGAGTAGAAAGATGTTGTACATTATAGGATTAGGATTGGGAGACGAAAAGGACATCACTCTCAGAGGCTTAGAATGTGTGAGAAAATGCGAAAAGGTTTACATGGAAGCTTACACTTCTCTTTTATCCTTTGGCCTTGCTTCCGACGGTATTTCTTCTCTGGTACTTCTCTTTTTTCCCTAATCTCTCCATCACAAAATTACTTTTCTCTCTGAGATTTTCCGAATTCGAGTTTTCGAACAGGAGAAGCTCTACGGAAAAACTATTACAGTTGCAGATCGGGAAATGGTGGAGGAGAAGGCCGACCAGATACTCTCCGAAGCTCGTACATCTGATGTTGCTTTTCTCGTTGTTGGCGACGCTTTCGGGTACGAAATTTTCGTTTTTCCCCCCTTTTTTGCTATTGAAGATTTTTGCGATTTTGGATGATTTCTTCTGTGATCTCAATTCTATCGTAGTTTAAATTGCAAATTAAGAACTTCAAAAAGTCCTCCATTACGATTTCTATTTTAAAACACTTCAAGTTTCATAATTCTTCAAATGCTTGGATTGATGTTTATTAGATAGAACTGCAGAAATCAAATTTATTGAAACTCTAAGTTGATTTTAAATAAGATCAAGTGAAAAATAGCGATCTAATTGAAAGCTCAGACTTAATGACATTGAAAGCCTTATCATTGGAGATTTGGTGACCTTTTTCTACTATGAAGATGTTTGCAACTGAATTTGCTTTTGAGCTAAATATTTATCTTCTTCTACATACTGTGTCATACTACAGAGCTACGACCCACTCCGATCTGGTAGTTCGAGCAAAGAGTTTGGGGATTGAAGTCAGAGTGGTGTACAATGCATCTGTGATGAATGCTATTGGAATTTGTGGATTGCAATTATATCGCTATGGGGAGACCGTTTCAATACCCTTTTTTACTGAAACGTGGAAACCGAGTAGCTTCTATGAGAAGATTCAGAAAAACCGTGGACTTGGTTTGCACACACTCTGCTTGTTAGGTAGGAATTAGGATTCTGTTCCTAATCATTCAAACAGAGAAATTATGACTCCAACATGAAAAATATTGTTGAAGTTAAACTAATCCCATAGTTGTGAAATATCATGTTCTGTAAACCTTTTTTTCCCCAATATTTTAAGAATGGCATAATTTAGGCTTTGTTTATGTTTGAATCATGACGTTTGTTTCGTCTCTAGTGATGCCCTAAGGAGCCTTCTTAATATTTTGTTTAGTTTTCTTGGATGTTGCGATTGACTTGGTTGAAGATCTCTACCGCAGCTGCGCATTACTGTTGATTATTGCctcattttattatatatttcacTGATACGTCGGGTTAATATTATCTTTCTCCAGATATACGAGTAAAGGAACCGTCTTTGGAGTCTTTGTGTAGGTTTGTAACCAATCTACTGCATCGGTCGCCTAACAACTTGCTTTGCCTCCTATGTTCTAATTAGTTCGATCATTCTGCAATTGTCAGGGGAAAGAAAGAGTACGAACCGCCTAGATTTATGTCTATAAACACAGCAATTGAGCAGCTTTTGGAGGTTGAGCAAATGGAAGGACAATCTGGTATGAACTGATAAATGACTCGAAATTTTTAGTTCAAGATTTTCTTTTACTACCTGTTGATGAGGAAATCTACTTTCCATTCCGTGTGCGGGACAGAATAACATTACTAACCAAAGCTTGGAAAACTGGTGTGGTTAGCTCCAAATAAAGAGAACCCTGAGCTAACGTGATCGTTGGACTCATTTTAGCTAACGGCACACTATTTTTCCATGATTTGGTTTGGACTTTAGATTGTTTTTCAGTTTTGTAGTTAACGCAATGGACGGTAGAGTTTTTCATCCACAAAGTATGCCTAAGTGAAATGTTTGTAATTGATTTCACGCTGCAGTATACAATGAAGATACGCTGTGTGTGGCATTTGCTCGTCTCGGAAGCGAAGATCAGATGATTACTGCAGGCACCATGAAGCAGTTGAGAAGTATTGATTTTGGGCCACCGCTACATTGTCTTGTGATCGTCGGAAAGACCCATCCTGTTGAAGAAGAAATGTTGGACTTTTATAAATCTGGAAATGAGAACCTTGAACAGAATGTCGTCGACAGAACCACATAATTATCCTTCAAATTCAGGTTAATACCTCATTCAGAGTCCTGTTGTACCATTACTTTTGAAAACTTGCCAATTaagtttatttatattttgaaagctatttatatatatatatatatatatatatatatatatatatatatatatatgatgagaacttttcttggatttctttgttaaaactaatttaaaaatCAGCTAAACGTACTCTTGAGTTAGACAGATGCAAGAGATGGATTTTGTAAATAGTTCCGTTGATTTGAGAGATTTCCGGTATAAAGTTTTGGGAATATTCCTACTTAAAaatcatcattattatttaatcaattttgaAATGGATAAGTTAACTTTAAATGACTAGGCCAAACATGTTTCCGAGTGATTTTAAAATGGTCAGAGAttcaaaattgattttgttattttttgatGTAGTTTTTCTATTACTAGAATTgattttaaatgattaaaagtatttttcaaaCTAATACTCGAAATGAAAAAAGAGAAATCATTCTAAAGGTACACTcaaatatgtttctaatcattcaaaatcattcaaaatagattttgatgatacaaaaattgcatttaaaattgtaaaacgaaaatttaaattgattaaaGACATATGTTTGATATGATTTCTAATATGAGAAAttattaacaattttaaaacCAGTTCCAAAATTTGCTTTGATGACAATTAAAAGTAGGTGAAGTATAATTCAAAGTACTTATTGAAACATTCTCTGTTAGGCAACTATTACAAATGacaatattttgctatatttgcgtagatttagacttttttttttttttgggtcaTTTGTGAATTTTGTTGGTTAAAATTTGTGGCTTATTAATTGATTTACCCTATTCTAATTCAGTTCAAGGAGATatttaggattttattttattatttgttgaaaagaaaatacaagGGTAAAAGTAAATTTCTTTTAACCATACTGTCTAAAGAAATGACCATCAAGTAGTCCCATCTATATCTGCCCAAAATAAGCTTAGGAAGCTTTTCCTTTTCAAAGGATTTTGGACCATTGTGGATGGATGGAGGTGTACGATGCCCTCATCGGAATCAATTTTTCTTGGTTTATAATCAATTTATGATATTAGATACCCATACTATCACATGAACAAAAACCACCCCGTCAAAGTCGaatcattctctccattttcaTTTGTGGccttaatttattttcttttaaatttgactaaaattatactttttttttttttttttataaacaatcAATTCTATTCTTTTAAAGTTATTGTTAAAACAgtaatttatatattctatttcGTTCGAAAGTAAAGATTGAAATCTTTATACCTCATTTGTGTTTATAATAACATTGTATTCTTTAAATGATGGTGTGTCATATTTCATATTTTGACATAACGggacaaataaaagaaaacaagaaataagtAGACAAATAGGATGTCATGGTCTAAGAGTCAGGTACATATTTATAAAAAGTGGCAAGGAAGTACTTCGCCATTTGATTTCCAATTTACTTTTTGGTGTGATTCATCTCTTGTGTAGTGTCAAATCAAACTATATATATGCTCAAATAAATTTTTCATGTTTtatttggtttaatagtactcAAACACATAATtgaaatattttagaatttaaaaactaaatatatACTATTATTAAAGCACTCCACTGAATTTATGATTTAACTTCTAAGATGAATATATATCAACTAGTTTAAACATATGTTTGAATCTCTCACCTTCACAATTCATTGAAATAAAAACTGTAAAATTGTACGATAAAACTTGTAAAAATTCGAAGATTGAGCTTTCGAACATATAATTGTCATAAAAATCTAACTACCAAACGATAAAAATTGAAttcttaaatttatattgaCATAGTTTCTAACACTACTTAAGTTGAACCAATTTGAACACTATAACAAATTTGAGATTACCATTGCAACTACTACTGTATAGCTCTacgatatatttttggaatttttctAGTACTTTCGGTTGTTCGATCTCATTATTGGAataaaagagggaaaaaaaaggaagggaaaGAGTGGTAAAATGTAACAAGCACGTGAGGTTATGAACAAGTGGTTGTCCAAAAGTGGAAGTAAAACGACAGAGATGGTCAAACAACACTGCGGGATTTGGAAGGTTTTACGTTTTGATGTCCCAAAaactgtttttttcttttctttttcttttttgcgtttgtttctttttttttttatgttatcatttttatttttcacaaaagCCATGCCCACGTGAACCTCTTTTTAGTACAATGTCTTTgtcccaaaaaaaaaacaagaaaaaggaaaaaaagatgCATCTCTCCCTTTGTCCCCTTTCCCTTTCAAAAACACTTACATTCCATCCTATTaacgaaaaataaaaattatatctTCTTCAACAGTTACACCCATTCGTgtcctttctttttttacctCTGAAAAGAAGATTTGATTTCTAACCCCTTTTATACCTTCCACGATACCTGTCCTCTCATGTTTCAATAATAATTCGTTATAGAAAAAGGAGAGTCACGACATCACGATGTTGTTTATGTGATCGAACTGTGACAAATACTATCACATCTACTTCAAGAAGTTGTCTTAGAAAAGGGCAAATATGTCATTTGATTCTTACAAAAGAAGAATGCAAGTACTAATATAGTTTCGTGTCTAACCTACTTTGGTACTTGACACATTTCTCATTGTCT
This genomic window contains:
- the LOC103488034 gene encoding probable diphthine methyl ester synthase; protein product: MLYIIGLGLGDEKDITLRGLECVRKCEKVYMEAYTSLLSFGLASDGISSLEKLYGKTITVADREMVEEKADQILSEARTSDVAFLVVGDAFGATTHSDLVVRAKSLGIEVRVVYNASVMNAIGICGLQLYRYGETVSIPFFTETWKPSSFYEKIQKNRGLGLHTLCLLDIRVKEPSLESLCRGKKEYEPPRFMSINTAIEQLLEVEQMEGQSVYNEDTLCVAFARLGSEDQMITAGTMKQLRSIDFGPPLHCLVIVGKTHPVEEEMLDFYKSGNENLEQNVVDRTT